A window of the Lolium perenne isolate Kyuss_39 chromosome 7, Kyuss_2.0, whole genome shotgun sequence genome harbors these coding sequences:
- the LOC127313994 gene encoding E3 ubiquitin-protein ligase Os06g0535400, which produces MDFPWLDLPFTFLTLLLATRLAYDYYGYVAATIAGSFSLQIFLFYCFARWYSQTMRPRTDLLPSTSRRHDDGGSGATPVLTPLLETTAGAGTGAGAAAASGTLLANRCLAFVFMVFVPLIIVIFEKSQADVVAYGLCLANIVVMVVWLSPDSAATLAATKSFLTLSDDEEDDGSAGAEDKCCVCLAGMREEHDLRDLTRCGHQFHDKCIGKWLKSGHPTCPVCRALVVPPQQATHADPHHDSISPV; this is translated from the coding sequence ATGGATTTCCCGTGGCTGGACCTGCCCTTCACCTTCCTCACTCTGCTCCTCGCCACCCGCCTCGCCTACGACTACTACGGCTAcgtcgccgccaccatcgccGGCAGCTTCTCCCTCCAGATCTTCCTCTTCTACTGCTTCGCGCGCTGGTACAGCCAGACCATGCGCCCCCGCACCGACCTGCTCCCGTCCACGTCGCGGCGGCATGacgacggcggcagcggcgccACGCCTGTCCTGACGCCGCTCCTGGAGACGACGGCTGGAGCTGGAACCGGAGCCGGCGCCGCAGCGGCCTCCGGGACCTTGCTGGCCAACCGGTGCCTGGCCTTCGTGTTCATGGTCTTCGTCcccctcatcatcgtcatcttcgAGAAGAGCCAGGCGGACGTCGTGGCCTACGGGCTCTGCCTCGCCAACATCGTCGTCATGGTCGTCTGGCTCTCGCCCGACTCGGCGGCCACGTTGGCGGCCACCAAATCGTTTCTGACACTCAgcgatgacgaggaggacgacggaAGCGCCGGCGCCGAGGACAAGTGCTGCGTCTGCCTCGCCGGCATGCGGGAGGAGCATGACCTCCGGGACCTCACGCGGTGCGGCCACCAGTTCCACGACAAGTGCATCGGCAAGTGGCTCAAGTCCGGCCACCCGACGTGCCCTGTTTGCCGGGCGTTGGTCGTGCCGCCACAGCAGGCCACACACGCTGACCCCCACCATGACTCCATTAGCCCTGTCTAG